A single genomic interval of Caldalkalibacillus uzonensis harbors:
- a CDS encoding tripartite tricarboxylate transporter TctB family protein has protein sequence MTTDRKIAVMLFILALVYLILSYQLPEFPYAIMDSDVLPKGLGYLLLVLAIILFVESKTETEGQRKKRQLSKADRNMLLMVLVLVLLYVILLDTLGFVIVSILFLIGTTRLLGYTNWRVNILVSVLFTLGLYYAFNYLIKIYLPQGILPF, from the coding sequence ATGACCACAGACCGCAAAATTGCGGTGATGCTGTTTATCTTAGCCCTGGTTTATTTAATTTTAAGTTATCAACTGCCGGAATTTCCCTATGCCATTATGGATTCTGACGTGTTACCAAAAGGATTGGGATATCTGCTGCTTGTTCTTGCTATCATCTTGTTTGTGGAAAGTAAAACAGAAACAGAAGGGCAAAGGAAAAAGCGCCAGCTGTCTAAAGCTGACCGGAACATGTTGTTGATGGTGCTTGTACTTGTCCTGTTGTATGTCATCCTGTTGGATACGCTCGGATTTGTCATTGTTTCAATCTTGTTCCTAATTGGGACAACCCGCTTGCTGGGCTATACCAATTGGAGGGTCAACATTCTCGTATCAGTCCTGTTTACCTTAGGTTTATATTATGCGTTTAATTATCTGATAAAAATTTATCTGCCTCAAGGCATACTCCCATTTTAA